A genome region from Trichoderma asperellum chromosome 7, complete sequence includes the following:
- a CDS encoding uncharacterized protein (EggNog:ENOG41~MEROPS:MER0033188~SECRETED:SignalP(1-21)), with translation MRRVASSFVLALAIVTDHASAALPSGSTPSATRPAPQVDLGYAVYEGVYNETYNLNTWKSIRYAAPPIGNLRWQAPQPPLNATTRNRIVPAVDQPPWCPQSGAYGVPSVYGFNSNLGNEDCLYLNVYAPPAAEKLPVLVWIHGGGYSVFSATYNPSSMIDDNSNGFITVEIQYRLGAFGQLASADVRRHGKLNVGLLDQRFALEWVQKYISKFGGDPTRVTLGGESSGAGSVMYQSLAYGGEDLGLFTNIILASTYVPPIYQFNDSVPTSNFNDFASAAGCGETSPTKKHHSSVFDCLVAADTKVLQNASGLVSTTNGYFGSFSWLPVIDHDMIRYRPSEQLQLGWISGKRILIGTNANEGVPLTNPNVTTKSEFDAFISSTLPHLTTSDIFTLNQLYDTATAQAGNNGTRFDTTGDGGPTANTVSGMATGIQQTAFNVAAESIFQCPSQWIAEAFSSGRQAWKYQYSLDPAYHGADLGAYFVSTSGLPNPGFQRSFHRIWGNFIINDTPVICVKDATGGMANATVPIDTTHPDQISWPQYSAQDATFMNFNTTGGEVSLVTVTEELSYYVRTGAGIVNTFRLANATTWEGGRGDRCRFWQSIAPRVPN, from the exons ATGAGGCGCGTTGCCAGCTCCTTCGTTCTCGCCCTGGCCATCGTCACAGACCACGCATCGGCCGCTCTTCCTTCAGGATCTACTCCATCCGCTACACGACCCGCCCCTCAAGTCGATCTGGGGTACGCCGTTTATGAAGGCGTTTACAACGAAACCTACAATTTGAACACCTGGAAAAG CATCCGATATGCCGCTCCTCCAATCGGCAATCTACGATGGCAGGCTCCTCAACCACCACTCAATGCGACCACGCGAAATCGCATCGTTCCCGCGGTAGATCAACCTCCATGGTGTCCCCAGTCCGGCGCCTATGGCGTGCCCTCAGTATACGGCTTCAACTCCAACCTCGGTAATGAAGATTGCCTGTATCTTAATGTTTATGCGCCGCCTGCAGCTGAGAAGTTGCCCGTCCTTGTCTGGATCC ATGGCGGTGGCTATTCGGTCTTCTCTGCCACTTACAACCCCAGCTCCATGATAGATGACAACAGCAATGGCTTCATCACTGTTGAAATTCAGTACCGCCTTGGCGCCTTTGGCCAACTCGCCTCTGCTGACGTCCGGCGACACGGGAAGCTCAATGTTGGTTTATTAGACCAACGCTTCGCACTTGAGTGGGTGCAGAAATACATTTCCAAGTTTGGTGGTGATCCAACCCGTGTTACACTGGGCGGCGAATCATCTGGCGCAGGATCCGTCATGTATCAGTCTCTGGCATATGGGGGCGAAGATTTGGGACTTTTCACCAAC ATCATCTTGGCGAGCACATATGTCCCTCCCATTTACCAATTCAACGATTCCGTTCCCACCAGTAATTTCAACGACTTTGCTTCAGCCGCTGGATGTGGGGAGACTTCCCCTACAAAAAAGCATCATTCAAGTGTATTCGACTGCCTTGTTGCTGCCGACACAAAAGTCTTGCAAAATGCCAGTGGCCTTGTGTCAACTACAAACGGCTACTTTGGAAGCTTCTCCTGGCTACCTGTCATTGACCACGATATGATCCGATATCGACCTTCAGAACAGCTTCAACTTGGCTGGATCAGTGGCAAGCGCATCTTGATCGGA ACCAATGCAAACGAAGGTGTTCCACTTACAAACCCCAACGTCACCACCAAATCAGAATTCGACGCCTTTATATCTTCCACTCTCCCACATCTCACCACCTCTGACATTTTTACTCTAAATCAGCTTTACGACACAGCCACCGCCCAGGCTGGCAACAACGGAACACGCTTCGACACGACGGGCGATGGTGGTCCCACGGCAAACACCGTCTCTGGTATGGCGACGGGCATCCAGCAAACAGCCTTCAACGTTGCCGCTGAATCCATCTTCCAATGCCCCTCGCAGTGGATAGCCGAAGCTTTCAGCTCAGGACGACAGGCGTGGAAGTATCAGTACTCACTCGACCCGGCATACCACGGGGCAGATCTCGGCGCCTACTTTGTCAGCACCAGTGGCCTGCCGAATCCCGGCTTTCAGCGAAGTTTCCACAGGATATGGGgcaacttcatcatcaacgacACCCCAGTCATATGCGTAAAGGATGCAACTGGTGGAATGGCGAACGCCACGGTTCCTATCGACACCACCCATCCGGACCAGATATCCTGGCCGCAGTACAGCGCGCAAGACGCAACATTCATGAACTTCAACACCACAGGCGGAGAGGTGTCTCTGGTCACAGTTACAGAGGAGCTGAGTTACTATGTACGCACGGGAGCGGGCATCGTCAACACTTTTCGCCTTGCTAATGCTACGACTTGGGAAGGCGGGCGCGGCGATAGATGCAGATTTTGGCAGTCTATTGCACCTAGAGTGCCCAACTAA
- a CDS encoding uncharacterized protein (EggNog:ENOG41~MEROPS:MER0033188), giving the protein MIDDNSNGFITVEIQYRLGAFGQLASADVRRHGKLNVGLLDQRFALEWVQKYISKFGGDPTRVTLGGESSGAGSVMYQSLAYGGEDLGLFTNIILASTYVPPIYQFNDSVPTSNFNDFASAAGCGETSPTKKHHSSVFDCLVAADTKVLQNASGLVSTTNGYFGSFSWLPVIDHDMIRYRPSEQLQLGWISGKRILIGTNANEGVPLTNPNVTTKSEFDAFISSTLPHLTTSDIFTLNQLYDTATAQAGNNGTRFDTTGDGGPTANTVSGMATGIQQTAFNVAAESIFQCPSQWIAEAFSSGRQAWKYQYSLDPAYHGADLGAYFVSTSGLPNPGFQRSFHRIWGNFIINDTPVICVKDATGGMANATVPIDTTHPDQISWPQYSAQDATFMNFNTTGGEVSLVTVTEELSYYVRTGAGIVNTFRLANATTWEGGRGDRCRFWQSIAPRVPN; this is encoded by the exons ATGATAGATGACAACAGCAATGGCTTCATCACTGTTGAAATTCAGTACCGCCTTGGCGCCTTTGGCCAACTCGCCTCTGCTGACGTCCGGCGACACGGGAAGCTCAATGTTGGTTTATTAGACCAACGCTTCGCACTTGAGTGGGTGCAGAAATACATTTCCAAGTTTGGTGGTGATCCAACCCGTGTTACACTGGGCGGCGAATCATCTGGCGCAGGATCCGTCATGTATCAGTCTCTGGCATATGGGGGCGAAGATTTGGGACTTTTCACCAAC ATCATCTTGGCGAGCACATATGTCCCTCCCATTTACCAATTCAACGATTCCGTTCCCACCAGTAATTTCAACGACTTTGCTTCAGCCGCTGGATGTGGGGAGACTTCCCCTACAAAAAAGCATCATTCAAGTGTATTCGACTGCCTTGTTGCTGCCGACACAAAAGTCTTGCAAAATGCCAGTGGCCTTGTGTCAACTACAAACGGCTACTTTGGAAGCTTCTCCTGGCTACCTGTCATTGACCACGATATGATCCGATATCGACCTTCAGAACAGCTTCAACTTGGCTGGATCAGTGGCAAGCGCATCTTGATCGGA ACCAATGCAAACGAAGGTGTTCCACTTACAAACCCCAACGTCACCACCAAATCAGAATTCGACGCCTTTATATCTTCCACTCTCCCACATCTCACCACCTCTGACATTTTTACTCTAAATCAGCTTTACGACACAGCCACCGCCCAGGCTGGCAACAACGGAACACGCTTCGACACGACGGGCGATGGTGGTCCCACGGCAAACACCGTCTCTGGTATGGCGACGGGCATCCAGCAAACAGCCTTCAACGTTGCCGCTGAATCCATCTTCCAATGCCCCTCGCAGTGGATAGCCGAAGCTTTCAGCTCAGGACGACAGGCGTGGAAGTATCAGTACTCACTCGACCCGGCATACCACGGGGCAGATCTCGGCGCCTACTTTGTCAGCACCAGTGGCCTGCCGAATCCCGGCTTTCAGCGAAGTTTCCACAGGATATGGGgcaacttcatcatcaacgacACCCCAGTCATATGCGTAAAGGATGCAACTGGTGGAATGGCGAACGCCACGGTTCCTATCGACACCACCCATCCGGACCAGATATCCTGGCCGCAGTACAGCGCGCAAGACGCAACATTCATGAACTTCAACACCACAGGCGGAGAGGTGTCTCTGGTCACAGTTACAGAGGAGCTGAGTTACTATGTACGCACGGGAGCGGGCATCGTCAACACTTTTCGCCTTGCTAATGCTACGACTTGGGAAGGCGGGCGCGGCGATAGATGCAGATTTTGGCAGTCTATTGCACCTAGAGTGCCCAACTAA